CTCTTGGAAAGACCATATATTCTACTTTTTCAGGGGTTTTCATATACTCCGTCCAAACATTTCCTTGTGCACCTAAAACATATTTTTCTTCTTCTTTTGTTAAATCTTCAGGAATTGGGTTAAAATGATAAACTTTTTCTAATGGTAAGTAGCCTCCAATTGCCAAAGGTTCATTTTCATTCTCTGATTGATAATAATCAAAATAACAATGAGAAGTTGGAGTGAGTATAACATTATGTTTTTTTTTAGCTGCTTTTACAGCACCTTCAACTCCTCTCCAAGACATAACAGTTGCATTTGGTGCTAAGCCACCTTCGAGTATTTCATCCCAGCCAATAATTTGTTTTCCTTTACTGTTGATATATTTTTCCATTCGAGTGATAAAGTAACTTTGTAAGCCATGTTCATCTTTCAAATTTTTTTCTTTGATGAATTGCTGACAAAATTCTGAAGTTTTCCATTTTGTTTTTGGAGCTTCATCGCCACCGATATGAATATATTTTCCAGGAAATAAATCAACAACTTCGTCTACAACATCTTCTAAAAATTTAAATGTAGTTTCTGTAGGGCAATATACTTCATCAAAAACTCCCCAAGTTGTAGCAACTTTTACAGGAGTATCTGTACAACCTAATTCCGGATAAGCCGCGATGGCAGCTTGTGAATGTCCTGGCATTTCAATTTCAGGAATAATAGTGACAAAACGTTCACTAGCATAAGCAACAATATCTTTAATTTCTTTTTGAGTGTAATAACCACCATATTTTTTACCATCAAATTTTTGTGGTTGATCGTTATAGTGTCCAATTAAAGTTTCATCTCTATAAGCAGCAATTTCTTGTAACTTAGGATATTTTTTTATTTCAATTCTCCAACCTTGATCTTCAGTTAAGTGCCAATGAAATGTATTGTACTTCAATGAAGCGATTAAATCGATATACTTTTTTATAAAAGCTACAGAAAAATAATGTCTAGCTACGTCTAAATGCATTCCTCTATATTGAAATCGAGGTTTATCTTTTATTTTTATACACTGAATAGGAATTTCTTCCCCATTATTTACCACAGGTATTAGCTGTAATAAAGTTTGAACAGCATAAAAAGCTCCTTTACTTGTTTTAGATCCAATTATTATTGAGTTTTCATTTATATCAAGAGAATAACCTTCATTATCTGTTATGTTAGTATCGGTAACAAATTTTATTTCATTTTGAGCAGTAGTAGTATTACTATGTAATTGCAATTGATCATCAAGATAAGATCTTAAGTAGCGAATGACACTATGAAATCGGGTTTCACCACTAACATTTGTGTCTTTTGTAAGATTAAAAGTACCTTCTTTTAGTTCTTGTTCTAAAGGTATTGGGATAATATTAGGAGGAATAGGAGTTTTCTTTGAGTTTTCTTGTTTACAGTTAAAAAGACAAAAACATAGGATTCCCAAAAACAGATACGATTTCATTTTATTATCTTAGAATTTTCAAAATAACAACAAAACCAAATGAATTTTAGTAAACTGCTATTTATACTAGTTATTTTTTCAATTATTAGTTGTAAAAAGCGAGAAATTTCTCATGCACAAGATACAAAATCGTTATTAACTTATGTTAATCCTTTTATAGGAACTGGTGGTCATGGACATACATATCCAGGAGCAACAACGCCTTTCGGAATGATGCAATTAAGTCCAGATACACGCTTAGATGGTTGGGATGGTTGCTCTGGTTATCATTATTCTGATGAATATATTTACGGATTTTCGCACACACATTTAAGCGGAACTGGTGTTTCTGATTATGGCGATATTTTATTGATGCCAACAAATAAAGTAACTTTTAATAATGGAGCAGATGGTGAAGAAGGTTATCGTTCTAAATTTTCACATGATAAAGAAAAAGCAGAACCAGGATTTTACAAAGTACATTTAGATGATACTGATATTGATGTTGAACTTACTGTTGCTAAACGTAGTGGAATGCATAAGTATCAGTTTCCTTCTGCTGAAAACCAAGTGATCGTTTTAGATTTAGAACATAGAGATCAGTTATTAAATGCTTCTTTAGAAATAGTTTCGAATACTGAATTTAAAGGTAGTAGAAGTTCAAAAGCTTGGGCTACAAATCAAAAATTATTTTATTCAATTCAGCTTTCACATCCTATCGATACTAGTTTTGAACATTATGCTCAAAAAAATGCTGAACGTTATGCTTTTAAACTTGTTAACCCAAATAATGAACCGGTTTATGTTAAAATAGGAATTTCAGCGGTAGATATTGAGGGAGCGAAAAAGAATTTAGCACAAGAAATAGGAAATAAAACTTTTTCAACAGTTAAAAAAGAAGCTCAAAAAACTTGGGAAAAGCAATTAAGAAAAATAGTTGTTGAAAGTGATAACGAAGATTATAAAGTCAATTTCTATACATCTATGTATCACACAATGATTGCTCCGAATTTATATCAAGATGTTGACGGTCGTTACAGAGGAATGGATTTAAAAATTCATGAAACGAAAGATTTTGATTATTACACAGTTTTCTCTCTTTGGGATACCTATCGAGCAACGCATCCACTATATACAATTATTGAGCAAGATAGAACGAATGATTTCATTAATACATTTTTAGCAAAATATGACGAAGGAGGTATTATGCCAATTTGGGATTTATCTGCTAATTATACAGGTTGTATGATTGGTTATCATGCCGTTCCAGTAATTGCAGATGCATATTTAAAAGGAATTAAAGATTACGACGCAGAAAAAGCTTTGCTAGCAATGAAACATTCTGCGACAAGAGATAAGTTAGGATTAAAGTCTTATAAATCTTTAGGATATATTCCTGTGGAAGAAGAAAGTGAATCGGTTTCTAAAACATTAGAATATGCTTACGACGATTGGACAATCGCTCAGATGGCTAAACAAATGGGAAAAGAAGAAGATTATAAAGAATATATTCAACGCGCACAGTATTACAAGAATATTTTCGATCCGAAAACACAATTTATGAGAGGTCGATTCAGAAATACTTGGTTTGCACCTTTCGATCCGTATGAAGTAAACTTTAATTATACAGAAGCGAATGCTTGGCAATACAGTAATTATGTTCCTCAAGATGTTTCAGGATATATAAAATTATTAGGTGGAGTTTCTGTTTTAGAAAAGAATTTAGATACACTTTTTGCTGCTGAATCAAATACTTCAGGGCGTCATCAAAAAGATATTACCGGATTAATTGGTCAGTATGCACATGGAAATGAGCCAAGTCATCATATGGCATATTTGTATAATTATGTAGGGAAACCAAGTAAAACGCAAGAGAAGATATATCAAATTTTAACAGAGCAATACACAAATGCTCCAGATGGTATTTCTGGAAATGAAGATTGCGGACAAATGAGCGCTTGGTATATTTTTAGTTCGTTAGGATTTTATCCTGTTACGCCAGGTTCTAACGAATATATTATTGGTACACCATTACTTAAAAAAGCTACAATCCATTTAGAAAACGGTAAAACATTTACAGTAGTTGCTGAAGGAATTAATGCAGAAAATAAATACATTAAAAACGCGAGATTAAATGGTAAAACTTTAGATCGAACTTTTATATCACATGAGGAAATTGTAAACGGAGGTTCTTTAGAATTTGAAATGACAAATTCACCAAGTAATTGGGGAACACAAGAAAATACTTTACCAAAGAGTAGTATAGAAGATCATTTAATTGTTCCTGCTCCATTCATAGAGAAAGGAGAAGTAGCTTTTAAAGGAAATACCCAAGTTGTATTAGCGAATGCTGACACAAATGCTGAAGTATATTTCAAATTAAATGATGGAGAATTTAAAAAATACGAGCAACCGATTCAACTTTCAGAAAAGACAAAGTTATCAGCTTATTCAAAAATAGGAGAGACTAAAAGTGCAGTTATTAAAACAAACTTTGTGAAAATTGATCCGAATATTAAAATTTCTTTAGAAACAGCATATGCAAATCAATATAATGCTGGAGGTGATCATGCACTAATCGATGGAATAAAAGGAGCCAGAGATTTTAGAACTGGAACTTGGCAAGGATATTCTAATGTAGATGTAGTTGCAACTGTCGATTTAGGAAAAGAAAAGTGGGTTGAAAGTATCAGTACAAATTATTTAGAAGATCAACGTAGTTGGATATTCTTACCAACATCAGTTTCATATTATACTTCTGTAGATGGAAAAACGTACAAGCAAGTAGCTGATTTAAAAATTGATTCAGCTAAACCTAAAGAAAATACTAATATAAAAGAAGTAACAATGCATTTGAAAGGAAGTAATGTGAGGTATGTAAAAGTTGTTGCTAAAAAACTGGGTGATTTACCAGAATGGCATTTAGGATACAAGCATAATGGTAAGTCTTGGATATTTATTGACGAAATAATGATAAAATAATAGAACTAAAGGAAGAAAAATGATAAATAAAGCAACGTTATTTAGTGTAGGTTTGTTAGCTACTGTCTTAATCACAG
This genomic stretch from Tenacibaculum jejuense harbors:
- a CDS encoding beta-N-acetylhexosaminidase; its protein translation is MKSYLFLGILCFCLFNCKQENSKKTPIPPNIIPIPLEQELKEGTFNLTKDTNVSGETRFHSVIRYLRSYLDDQLQLHSNTTTAQNEIKFVTDTNITDNEGYSLDINENSIIIGSKTSKGAFYAVQTLLQLIPVVNNGEEIPIQCIKIKDKPRFQYRGMHLDVARHYFSVAFIKKYIDLIASLKYNTFHWHLTEDQGWRIEIKKYPKLQEIAAYRDETLIGHYNDQPQKFDGKKYGGYYTQKEIKDIVAYASERFVTIIPEIEMPGHSQAAIAAYPELGCTDTPVKVATTWGVFDEVYCPTETTFKFLEDVVDEVVDLFPGKYIHIGGDEAPKTKWKTSEFCQQFIKEKNLKDEHGLQSYFITRMEKYINSKGKQIIGWDEILEGGLAPNATVMSWRGVEGAVKAAKKKHNVILTPTSHCYFDYYQSENENEPLAIGGYLPLEKVYHFNPIPEDLTKEEEKYVLGAQGNVWTEYMKTPEKVEYMVFPRAVALSEVLWSSENQKKYVNFTSRLRYFQQRFNHIGVNYANHIYEINGNLIDRNGKLTYRLSTANNEEILYTIDGSVPIYKQSSLYKNPIDIKKTTHLKALVFDKNGNKISPLFSTKINLHKAVGKKITLNTEPNPSYNAGGSKALINGVSGSNKRYGDKEWLGFFGKDVNVSIDLDTLTPINSIKIRFHNGNGQWIYAPKKIKFDFVGTEQVKKHDFISIQNRDSLLCNVHVKFNNIKASKVYIDIPNYGIIPEGKQGAGYKAWTFIDEIIIN
- a CDS encoding GH92 family glycosyl hydrolase, whose protein sequence is MNFSKLLFILVIFSIISCKKREISHAQDTKSLLTYVNPFIGTGGHGHTYPGATTPFGMMQLSPDTRLDGWDGCSGYHYSDEYIYGFSHTHLSGTGVSDYGDILLMPTNKVTFNNGADGEEGYRSKFSHDKEKAEPGFYKVHLDDTDIDVELTVAKRSGMHKYQFPSAENQVIVLDLEHRDQLLNASLEIVSNTEFKGSRSSKAWATNQKLFYSIQLSHPIDTSFEHYAQKNAERYAFKLVNPNNEPVYVKIGISAVDIEGAKKNLAQEIGNKTFSTVKKEAQKTWEKQLRKIVVESDNEDYKVNFYTSMYHTMIAPNLYQDVDGRYRGMDLKIHETKDFDYYTVFSLWDTYRATHPLYTIIEQDRTNDFINTFLAKYDEGGIMPIWDLSANYTGCMIGYHAVPVIADAYLKGIKDYDAEKALLAMKHSATRDKLGLKSYKSLGYIPVEEESESVSKTLEYAYDDWTIAQMAKQMGKEEDYKEYIQRAQYYKNIFDPKTQFMRGRFRNTWFAPFDPYEVNFNYTEANAWQYSNYVPQDVSGYIKLLGGVSVLEKNLDTLFAAESNTSGRHQKDITGLIGQYAHGNEPSHHMAYLYNYVGKPSKTQEKIYQILTEQYTNAPDGISGNEDCGQMSAWYIFSSLGFYPVTPGSNEYIIGTPLLKKATIHLENGKTFTVVAEGINAENKYIKNARLNGKTLDRTFISHEEIVNGGSLEFEMTNSPSNWGTQENTLPKSSIEDHLIVPAPFIEKGEVAFKGNTQVVLANADTNAEVYFKLNDGEFKKYEQPIQLSEKTKLSAYSKIGETKSAVIKTNFVKIDPNIKISLETAYANQYNAGGDHALIDGIKGARDFRTGTWQGYSNVDVVATVDLGKEKWVESISTNYLEDQRSWIFLPTSVSYYTSVDGKTYKQVADLKIDSAKPKENTNIKEVTMHLKGSNVRYVKVVAKKLGDLPEWHLGYKHNGKSWIFIDEIMIK